Proteins encoded by one window of Haematobia irritans isolate KBUSLIRL chromosome 2, ASM5000362v1, whole genome shotgun sequence:
- the LOC142224476 gene encoding uncharacterized protein LOC142224476, with protein sequence MEETSSQEIATMGKFSSYYLPHHAVVRPEHRSTKVRVVFNASRKTKSGVSLNNVLYTGPTLQTDLISTILNWRRYKFVFSGDIQKMYRQIKVHPADRPYQRILFQPNKIGPIKDYQLNTVTFGVNCAPFLAIRTLPQLATDCEAQFPTVSKILRKETYVDDILSGGFSIEEALKAQKDLIAVLKSAGFPLKKFTANNSDLLTKLPKEDLYDLDFLRFSEKSSTKTLGIKWNALLDHFSYTYVPTQPDSNPTKRKILSIVAQLFDPAGWITPVVIRSKILMQQLWLEGTDWDEPINPDSLTNWETLQLDLPHIEDIKIPRWIQFTPSSNIEIHGFCDASKVAYCACVYVRCEVSPSQVTCNLLTAKSKVAPLKTITLPKLELNGAVLLSKLVNYVLKIFESNVNSITLWTDASIVLGWLSKPPMSWETYVANRTSQILDFTPYAKWRYVSTHENPADLGTRGCKPQDLMSNTLWWNGPNWLTKSDSHWPKKNPLTFPESTQVTTCHVSTKEDDILFRFSSYTRALRVLSYAFRFYHRVNPRFKTSIRIPSIDLSLDELQFVKTRLIILSQKKFHPIEYETLVNSQPISRKSNLSTLNPFLDSKNILRVNGRLSESSLPYRERYPIILPGKITSARIEGVLNSRPISALSEDPTDLTALTPGHFLRGSPLMALPEPLSSNISLINRWLKLKAIHHQFSVRWKQDYLKSLQKRYKWKNSLPNLKNGDMVIVMDDLLPPSEWCLGRIEKTYMGSDSNVRVADNLNKTPIKT encoded by the exons ATGGAAGAAACTTCCTCCCAAGAAATTGCTACCATGGGTAaattttcctcatattacctcccACATCACGCGGTAGTGCGACCTGAACATAGGTCTACTAAAGTAAGGGTTGTTTTCAACGCCTCCCGCAAAACTAAGTCCGGAGTTTCTCTAAATAATGTGCTCTACACGGGTCCCACTCTCCAAACAGATTTGATATCTACAATCCTCAATTGGAGGAGATACAAGTTTGTGTTTAGTGGAGATATTCAAAAAATGTACCGTCAAATAAAGGTACACCCCGCAGATAGGCCATATCAACGCAttttatttcaaccaaataaaattggtcCTATTAAAGATTATCAATTGAATACAGTTACGTTTGGTGTAAACTGTGCCCCCTTTCTAGCAATAAGGACTTTACCGCAATTAGCCACCGACTGTGAAGCACAGTTTCCAACCGTATCAAAAATATTGCGTAAAGAGACTTATGTTGACGACATTTTGTCCGGGGGTTTCTCAATCGAAGAGGCTTTAAAGGCACAGAAAGATCTGATTGCGGTTCTCAAATCTGCTGGTTTCCCATTGAAAAAGTTTACGGCAAATAACTCGGATTTACTTACCAAACTTCCCAAAGAAGATctatatgacttagattttttACGTTTCTCTGAGAAAAGTTCAACTAAGACTTTAGGCATAAAGTGGAATGCGCTTCTAGACCACTTTTCCTATACATATGTTCCAACACAACCAGATTCAAACCCAACCAAACGCAAAATACTATCTATTGTAGCGCAGTTATTTGATCCCGCTGGTTGGATAACGCCTGTTGTAATTCGGTCGAAAATCCTCATGCAGCAACTCTGGCTGGAGGGTACCGATTGGGATGAACCAATTAATCCCGATTCTCTAACTAACTGGGAAACTTTACAACTCGATTTACCCCATATTGAAGACATAAAGATCCCAAGATGGATCCAATTCACTCCGAGTAGTAATATTGAGATACATGGCTTTTGTGACGCATCAAAAGTCGCGTACTGCGCATGCGTGTACGTGAGATGTGAAGTGTCCCCATCTCAGGTTACCTGTAATCTACTAACGGCTAAAAGCAAAGTAGCCCCCTTGAAGACCATAACTCTTCCGAAATTAGAGCTTAATGGTGCTGTACTTTTATCCAAATTAGTGAActatgttctgaaaattttcgaaagcaaCGTCAATTCGATAACCCTGTGGACAGACGCATCCATTGTTCTTGGATGGTTGTCAAAGCCCCCCATGTCATGGGAAACCTATGTAGCCAATCGCACTTCTCAAATTCTAGATTTTACTCCGTATGCTAAATGGAGATACGTTTCCACGCACGAAAACCCAGCAGATCTTGGCACGCGCGGCTGCAAACCGCAGGATCTTATGTCCAACACTTTGTGGTGGAATGGACCGAATTGGTTAACAAAATCAGATTCCCATTGGCCCAAGAAAAATCCGTTAACGTTCCCAGAAAGCACTCAGGTTACTACTTGTCACGTTTCTACCAAAGAAGATGACATATTATTCAGATTTTCATCATACACAAGAGCGTTAAGGGTCCTTTCTTACGCTTTCAGATTTTACCACAGAGTTAACCCTCGATTCAAAACCTCAATTAGAATTCCAAGTATCGATTTGAGTCTTGATGAGTTACAATTTGTAAAGACTCGATTAATTATACTCTCCCAAAAGAAATTTCACCCAATAGAGTATGAAACTCTTGTAaattctcaaccgatttcacgtAAGAGCAATTTGTCAACCTTAAACCCGTTTTTAGactctaaaaatattttacgtGTAAATGGTAGACTGTCTGAGTCATCTCTTCCATATCGAGAGCGTTACCCAATCATACTTCCAG GGAAAATAACATCTGCTCGGATAGAGGGAGTCTTGAATTCTCGCCCAATCTCCGCATTATCTGAGGATCCTACGGACTTAACCGCACTTACCCCAGGTCATTTCCTTAGAGGATCCCCCCTAATGGCACTACCAGAACCCTTGTCCTCCAATATTTCTCTCATAAATAGGTGGCTTAAACTAAAAGCAATCCATCACCAATTCTCAGTTAGATGGAAACAAGATTACCTTAAGTCCCTACAAAAACgctacaaatggaaaaattctcTTCCAAACCTTAAGAACGGTGACATGGTAATAGTTATGGATGATTTACTTCCTCCAAGCGAATGGTGTTTGGGAAGGATAGAAAAAACGTATATGGGATCCGATAGCAATGTTCGTGTTGCAGAT aATCTCAACAAGACTCCAATTAAAACCTAA